The genomic window CCTAACTGTTGCATGCTTGTCTTCTAGTAGAGGACTTTTAATAATATACTAAAGGCCAGACTCTTAAATAGAGTGTATTTAAGAAAACTGAAGTTCAatgaatgtgataccagatcaaaaagatccatctgaaatgctgtggttcttgaaagatagaacctttcttcgattgtaaaaatccctacagggatttagaacagcctgcccatgtaaaccgccttgaataaagtctgaggagaagtctgacgaccaagaaaggcggtatataaatacatgtattattattattattattatgaagaaaAATATCACTCTGTGAAGCATGGAATTCCTCAGCAATTCTGAACAGACCTGCTTGAAAATACTGATTTCCAAGGAACTGTAGACAGGATCACAGGTTTTATGAGCACAGACGCAGCCCGTTAGCAACCCTTATGAACTATGCAACACAGGGCAAGGCAAGAGAAATGTAAAAGTACCATTTAATACAAATATATATAGATACATTTGAACAGTTGACACCAGCAAATGGGACTGGGAGGCAGACCCAGCACTACCACTGTTTATTCATTTCTTATCCAATTCAGTTAACCGATACTTGTGTGGCAGCAAGAGAGGTGTTGTACGAATGGAGACTGGGTTGCACTGGCAAGGCATCCCAAAAGTCGTCCCCCCCCCGAAAGGTTCCTCCAGTCAACCAGACAAGACAGACAGCCCCCCCTACCCCACACTCATCTCCCCAGAGCAGGATAATAAGGATGGGCTCAGAATACGACCTTGTGAATGGCAATAATTCACAGACACTCTAGCTGGGCAAGATAGCAGGAGATGCCAGGGCAAGGATGAGCAGAAGGTCCTGCAGTCATTGCCAAATGCACAAGCCAGGGTCCCTGCCATCTGTGTCCAGGCACAGGgaaagcaaaaattaaaaaagtgTACCGCTGGAGATGACATTTCATCCTTCAAGGCCACAAAGTGCCCAAAACTAGAAGACTCTACAAGAAATGAAGGAATGAAAGCAGATATTTTAAAAACCACAAACAGCTATTTGCACCCAGGGAAATTGGGCAATATGCCTCTCTAGGGCACGTTAGAGGCAGTGTAATGAAGAGGCATATGCTGTTGCAAGATATAAGTGCCCATCCCTCCAGATGTGGGTATGCATATACAGCCATTAGAGATCCTCAGTGTGTGCACCTTATCAGGTACATTCGTACTTGAACCTGGTCCAAAACATAAAGTGCTGGAGGATGGAAAGGCTAGAGTGACTTTCAATCCCAAAGACTAGCCACATCTTTGGATCTCCCTGGGGAGCACCAGTACTTGGCAACGATGCTTGGCTTGATGTTCTTATTGCCTTTTTACCGATATGCACGGGGAGGACAGTGGTTTGGAGACACTATTCCTAGAGAAGGCTCCTTGGGCAGAGGGTGAAggtacataacataagaacataagaacagtcccactggatcaggccataggcccatctagtccagcttcctgtatctcacagcggcccactaaatgccccagggagcacaccagataacaagagacctcatcctggtgccctcccttgcatctggccttctgacacagcccatttctaaaatcaggaggttgcgcatacacctcatggcttgtagcccgtaatggatttttcctccagaaacttgtccaacccccttttaaaggcgtccaggccagatgccgtcaccacatcctgtggcaaagagttccacagaccaaccacacgctgagtaaagaaatattttctcttgtctgttctaactttcccaacactcaatttgagtggatgtcccctggttctggtgttatgtgagagggaaaagagcatctccctatctactctgtccatcccctgcataattttttatgtctcaatcatgtcccccctcaggcatctcttttctaggctgaagaggcccaaacgccgtagcctttcttcgtaaggaaggtgccccagcccagcaatcatcttagtcgctctcttttgctccttctccatttccaccatgtcttttttgagatgcggcgaccagaactggacacaatactccaggtgtggccttaccatcaattacAAGAGGAAAAAGAGCCAGGAAGCTGATAATGGAGATGAAGGAATGTGACAGCAGGAAAAGAGGGCACTAGAATTGCCAAGGGCACCAGCAAGTAAGACATGGGCACACAGGGACAGGGGGAGCACCATTAGCACAGCCCAGCTTCTGTGAATAGGGCAGGGAAGTCCATCGCCTCCTGCCCCTTTCACCCAGAGGACCACGGAGCCCCTGCCATCAGGACACATGAAGCACTGCTATCAACTACTCAGCAATTCCCATGTCCTGGCACAGAGCAGTATCGGGCCACCAGTCTGTACTATGGTGGACAATATGGGAAGTGGCTCTCCCACTGCTCCCAGCCTAGGCAAAGGATGCCAATGCAAGTAGGGCCACAAGAGTCAGGCTGCCCAGAAGACTGGGCTGGGCAAGCCAGGCTGCTCCCCGCAAGGTCTCCTTGTTGGTTTCGTCCACATCCGAAGCCCTTCCATTGCCAGCCGGCTGCGTGCGGGAGCTACACAGATCGTGTAGGTTGccttgaaactggatcttcctgGATTCTTGGCGGAGCGACTCCCAGATATTAGCTGCCTCCTCTGGGCAGCTAGACAAAACCTGGTTGGCACAGATATGGAAATCATCCCAGGACCTGTAGAAGGGGAACCCGAGTGAGAACCAAGCAAGATTTCCACATAAGAAGCATGTGTTAGTGCTTGGACAAGTAGAGGGCCATGTGCTCCATTATGACTCCCCagctaaaaaaattaaaaggcctGCAGAGCTGCCTCTGTTGGTCTGCTTAGTGCCTGAGTGAAGCACCTAACCCTGGGGCCACCCTTCCGTTTGCTGAGCTTTTCGAGCACTGTGGCTACACACTCACCACACAGCAAGCTTTAATAAACACTGAAAGGCAGCATGGTATAATGGGTTAGGGTGTCAAACCAGGGTTTCCCCCAGTTCTAGTCCAACTCCAATCCCCCACTCAGCCAAGAAGCTCCCCGGGAGAACTTgggccagctgctctctctcagccAAAGCAATCTCAGAGgattcatagaatcacagagatGGAATGGACCCACAAGGTCGTACAGCCAAACCCTCTGCCTGTAGCGGGAAATCCTTCTAGGGTTGCTGCAAGAGTGATGGACAGGGAGAGAAGGGAACCTTTTGCAGTGTTCTGAGCATCTTCACGGATGGACAAGATCATCGCTTAATCCAAAGTGGCTTCAGTGTGGCTCTCAGGTATCTGATTCTATTCCAATCACATCTTTTTGTCCTGTTGGATGTGCAAAATCTTACCCATTTGCAAAATCTTAGCTGGGTATTACTCTCCCTCATTTCCTGTTCCATGCCTTTCCCCATGACATTTCCTACGTCCTGAACAGCATCCCCTACTTCCATCAGAGGCATTTTTGGCAATGCCTTTCTGACCCACTGCAGTAGCAtcttacactccccccccccaaacactgacCAAAGTCAGTCTCTGACTTTGATCCATCCAATTCTGAAGACCACTTCAAACTTTACAGAATTCTTATGAGAAGTGGGTTATGCACAGAGGAGTTTTGTAAAGTCTGCCCCAACACAGGGCAGCTCCTCTAGTTGGCCTTAGCCTTGATCATATGTTATGTTCTTCATCTATGTCACTTGTGACCAGATTAGACACAGCCTTCATTGTGTAGTTTAGGAGGGTTCCACAAATTATTTTCTTCCAACAGCAGTTGTGTGGGGACTCAGCCCAGACTGGAACCGCAGCACAGAGGTTGGGGTGTTCACTTCTGCTGTTTTCATGCTGAAaatctttccccctttccccaaggcTGCTACAGCCCTCCTGAAAAGTCCCATTCAGGAGAGACAAGATGGTTTTGCCTTTCGTTCCTAGCCTTGAATATCCCAATCTACATACACCTTGGACGGATCCTGCACTCACCGGCAGATGGTGTCCAGCTCCTGCTGTTCCTGGATGCCGTCATCCGGctgctgcacactctgggccaTGCTGTCCCCGAGGCTGATGAGGCACTCTGCAAAACCCTTGTAGATCGTGCTGCACTTCCGACCTGCAACGTTCACCGGCTCCTCAGACAGCACTGCAAGGGAGTAAAAATGGAAACACGAGGGGGTTTTATCTCCTCATCCCTTAGTCTTGTAATATTCCACTCATGCACATATAGATCCCCTTCTAAGAAGCCTGGAGCAtgaaggacaggtctatcaatggctactagtcacaatGACATTGCGCCACCtctaggttcagcagcagtggagcTCCAAGCTCCAGCCGCAaggaagcaatggcaggagagaaggatGCCTTTTTCTCACGCATACTGGATTCccaaaagcatctggtgggccagtgtgcgGAACAGGATGCCAGACTAGATTgactcggcctgatccagcagaacctTTCTTATGGAATACTTGGGATACTCCACTCGTATCTTCACAGCAATCCTGTGGTGTAGGTGAGGtagacagaaagaaagagagaccTTAGCCCCAGATCACTCAGTACGTTTTGTGCCAAGggaggatttgaatccaggtttcCAGTTCCTGTCCCAACAGCCTTGCCACTAACAAAAACCCAAAATTTAATAGAGTGGTGTTATAGTAGGCAGTGCATGCTGGGGCAGACCTGACCAGGCGGACCTGGGTTcaaactgccttgagtgcccaatatttttggaagaaaagtgggatacaaatcttttaaattaataaaatacacaTTCAGCTGTGACGCTCATCAGGTGACCATTGGTCAGTTGCTCTCAGTGTAACCTACCTCACAGCACTGTTGCGAGGATAAAAatgggtgtggggtggggtgaaAATCTATGCATggccccctgagctccttgggtcAAATTATATAacagtattcttcaaccttggggtcgcaaagcctcagGTGGGGGTCGTGTCAACTTACCAGACCAAAAtaagttgaagaccactagactagagcaccaccaggtacagagggtaccccttcaggtaccaggggTACACCCCATctagtgtaccccttcaggtaccaggagtctgtgtcccagtcctgctcaggttcttagcagttttactgaaatagctttcactagcgccaggcttcatggtaaccttttctgttgtcttttataagaatatttggctatagTGAAAGGTGctgggaggacagaacagggggcaggaagtgggcagatAGAGTCCTGGGAGGGAAggtgggatcaacagtgggtccctGGTCTTATTATTTATTTGGGTTGTGacacaaaaaagattgaagaccaccgttagataaaatattattattataataatacataatatatgtataatatataataatataatataataaaagatGTATAGTAAtaaatctgaaggccttaggattggacctcaacagatgggaaactttggcctctgagcggcccgcttggaggcaggctgtgcagcatggcctttcccagtttgaagaggcacttggtcaacagaccgaggcaaagaaggaaggcccatagccagggagacaggccagggacagactgcacttgctcccagtgtggaagggattgtcactcccgaatcggcctttccagccacactagacgctgttccagaaccacctttcagagcgcgataccagagtctttcgagactgaagaatggttggcaacctccagtctcgaaagactatggcagaagcctacagcacccgatattcccaggtggtttcccatccaagtactaaccaggcctgaccctgcttggcttctgagatcagacgagatcaggcatgtgcagggtaacagttgcaggttgccaacaacaacaacaaaaataatacaTTAAAATCTGATTGCTTGTCCTAACAAGTAGAGGGAACTTTACAGTTTCAGAAGCAGAAGTCACCActtcctgcaccagctcaagaaaGTACTTCAACTGAAGCTGGGGGAGTAGACAAACTTTAAACCAAGTTTCATAGGTAGATGACAAATTTGGTCCAAGTTCTTTAATCAGCTGAACAGGCTTTTTGGAGGATGCCCCCAGACTGGTTTCAAACACATGAGCGGGACCATTAAGCACAGTCATTCTGACATAACTGTTGGCAGGTTCTCTTACACAGACACCAGCTCGAGTGCCTGCACACAACGGACACACACATATTAAAGCTGAACTGGCTCAACCTCAGCTGGGAGGT from Tiliqua scincoides isolate rTilSci1 chromosome 9, rTilSci1.hap2, whole genome shotgun sequence includes these protein-coding regions:
- the NRN1L gene encoding neuritin-like protein produces the protein MKPGASESYFSKTAKNLSRTGTQTPVLSEEPVNVAGRKCSTIYKGFAECLISLGDSMAQSVQQPDDGIQEQQELDTICRSWDDFHICANQVLSSCPEEAANIWESLRQESRKIQFQGNLHDLCSSRTQPAGNGRASDVDETNKETLRGAAWLAQPSLLGSLTLVALLALASFA